The following coding sequences lie in one Chanos chanos chromosome 4, fChaCha1.1, whole genome shotgun sequence genomic window:
- the naprt gene encoding nicotinate phosphoribosyltransferase — translation MATSESEAWTAAERSVRERVPPLLTDLYQFTMAYAYWRAGRHNEPAVFELFFRNNPFAGGFSLFAGLNDCLLFLKSYHLSDQDVEYLRSVLPSDTDPAFFSYLRGLDCSSVSIRSVPEGTVVFAMVPVLEVSGPLAVVQLLETTLLCLVNYASLVCSNAARFRLAAGPRRRLVEMGLRRAQGPDGGLTASRYTHIGGFDMTSNVLAGRLFGIPVAGTMAHSYVTSFSSLEEVWPQTLVPLGGRDPVDLISLVKGWLGNVCQLLGAESGRVREGELAAFLSYAVAYPNNFLPVIDSYNVSCSGLLCFCAVALALCELGYQPVGVRLDSGDLCRQSVEVRHVFQKCSNHFSVPGFQSLIIVGSNSMSEQSLAELSKKDNEIDVVGVGTHLVTCTRQPSLGCVYKLVEVRGRPRMKLSEDPDKSTLPGRKAVYRLLDSDGHPFLDLISLADEPAPEAGVSLQCHSLEQAQIELSVTPAQVTTLRMEVFSCGQLTLPLSGVPQSRAYAQMSLQSLPACHKRLQGPEAYTVALSKRLHSLISDITRGNSKGSNFMLPN, via the exons ATGGCGACATCAGAGAGCGAAGCATGGACTGCAGCGGAACGCTCAGTGCGCGAGCGTGTGCCTCCCCTTCTTACAGACCTGTACCAGTTTACCATGGCTTATGCTTACTGGCGAGCAGGAAGACACAACGAGCCTGCCgtgtttgaattgtttttccGGAACAACCCGTTCGCTGGTGGCTTCTCACTATTTGCTGGGCTGAATGACTGCTTACTGTTCTTAAAGAGTTACCACCTTAGTGACCAAG ATGTGGAGTATCTACGCTCAGTACTGCCTTCTGACACTGACCCTGCTTTCTTCTCATACCTGCGGGGGCTggactgctcctctgtctccattcGCTCGGTACCTGAAGGCACTGTGGTCTTTGCTATG gtcCCTGTACTGGAGGTATCTGGCCCTCTGGCTGTGGTGCAACTGCTAGAGACCACCCTGCTTTGCCTGGTCAATTATGCCAG TCTGGTGTGCAGCAACGCAGCTAGGTTTCGTTTGGCAGCTGGTCCCAGGCGCAGGTTGGTGGAGATGGGTCTGAGGAGAGCACAGGGTCCTGATGGAGGACTCACTGCCTCCCGTTACACACACATCGGTG GTTTTGATATGACCAGTAATGTACTGGCTGGCCGTCTGTTTGGCATTCCTGTGGCCGGCACTATGGCCCATTCTTACGTcacttccttttcctctctcgaGGAAGTTTGGCCTCAG ACTCTGGTGCCTTTGGGAGGTCGTGACCCTGTTGACCTTATTTCGTTGGTGAAGGGTTGGCTGGGGAATGTGTGCCAGTTACTAGGGGCGGAGTCAGGCCGGGTCAGAGAGGGCGAACTTGCAGCTTTCTTGTCCTATGCTGTTGCTTACCCAAACAACTTTTTGCCTGTGATTGACAGCTACAACGTGAGCTG TAGTggcttgctgtgtttttgtgctgttgcCCTTGCTCTGTGTGAGCTAGGGTACCAGCCAGTGGGCGTGAGACTAGACAGTGGAGACCTCTGCAGACAGTCAGTGGAAGTGCGGCATGTTTTCCAGAAGTGCAGCAACCA TTTCTCTGTTCCTGGATTCCAGTCTCTGATCATTGTTGGCTCAAACAGCATGTCTGAACAAAGTCTAGCTGAACTAAGCAAAAAG GATAACGAGATTGACGTGGTGGGAGTTGGAACTCATCTTGTCACGTGCACACGTCAGCCCTCTCTAGGCTGTGTGTACAAG TTGGTCGAGGTCAGAGGTCGGCCGAGGATGAAACTGAGCGAGGATCCAGACAAGAGCACACTGCCTGGTCGAAAGGCTGTGTACAGGCTGCTTGACTCAGACG GACATCCCTTCCTGGATCTGATTTCTCTGGCTGACGAACCTGCCCCTGAGGCGGGGGTGTCATTACAGTGTCACTCCCTAGAGCAGGCCCAGATAGAACTATCAGTCACACCTGCCCAGGTCACCACTCTGAGAATGGAGGTTTTTTCTTGTGGGCAG cTCACGCTCCCTCTGAGTGGCGTACCTCAAAGCCGTGCCTATGCCCAGATGTCCCTGCAATCCCTGCCTGCTTGCCACAAGAGACTACAGGGACCAGAGGCATACACA GTGGCTCTATCCAAGAGACTCCATTCTCTTATCTCCGATATCACACGAGGAAACAGCAAAGGCAGTAACTTTATGCTGCCAAACTGA
- the rhpn1 gene encoding rhophilin-1: MLDGGSEEEIPALEGDGGSVRKGCDPLVSTQRSKLQQRRAKINQQINRELRLRTGAENLYRASSNQKVKETVALELSFVNSNLQLLKEELEELNSNMEIYQTESEKVNVPMIPLGLKETKEIDLSVPIQDFICEHYGEDASLYETEIGEFMALRQMMRTPSRNDAGVELLMEYYNQLCFLDQRFFPPHRNLGVHFHWYDSLTGVPSCQRALAFEKGSVLFNIGALYTQIGARQDRSTHSGIHNAIDAFQRAAGAFLYLQENFSHAPSLDMCGPALNMLVRLMVAQVQECVCERVTLNLQQANLTSHLLVAQEAARVSDVYSLVLQTMTVPLLKDYVPFSWLSMVQVKIQHFRALAHYYTAIALCDCTYDGEDDEDNGTRALLQIHTRSPDGLNLLDPEDRRRLGKAHLRKAIIRHEEALRLHGVCKMLRKMDILQEILSQTHARSLEKYTDIDQEDDFCEIAEPPEIQSKTQQKPDIITPDFSSVRVTDIFHRLGPLSIFSARNRWVGRRVHLVRGEAGLGLTLRGDSPVLVAGVLPGGCAADAGLREGDYIIAVNGSDYRWAEHAEVVHALKNCTERGLELSIITLHTHEGERKAAPLSPSSNKENQSASQRRQQTHKERSSSSLLNWSWRGGVGSGVTKRLGNTFSLPFSNLRESESMY; encoded by the exons ATGTTGGACGGAGGTTCTGAGGAGGAGATCCCAGCGCTCGAGGGGGATGGCGGATCTGTCCGAAAG GGATGTGATCCTTTGGTGTCAACGCAGCGCAGTAAACTTCAGCAACGAAGAGCCAAAATCAACCAGCAAATCAATCGTGAGCTGCGCCTACGAACAGGAGCAGAAAACCTTTACAG ggCGAGCTCCAATCAAAAAGTTAAAGAGACTGTTGCTCTGGAGTTGAGTTTTGTGAACTCCAATCTGCAGCTTCTCAAAGAGGAACTAGAGGAACTGAACAGCAATATGGAGATTTATCAGActgagag tgAAAAGGTAAATGTTCCTATGATCCCGCTGGGTTTAAAAGAGACCAAGGAAATTGATCTATCCGTCCCTATCCAA gatTTTATCTGTGAGCACTATGGCGAGGATGCCTCTCTTTACGAGACAGAGATCGGAGAATTCATGGCGCTTCGACAG atGATGCGTACTCCCAGTCGTAATGATGCAGGTGTAGAATTGCTGATGGAATATTATAACCAGCTCTGTTTCCTGGACCAACGATTCTTTCCCCCACACAGAAATCTCGGAGTCCACTTTCACTG GTATGATTCACTGACTGGTGTGCCATCATGCCAGCGGGCGTTGGCATTTGAGAAGGGGAGTGTGTTATTCAACATTGGAGCGCTTTACACACAGATCGGCGCACGACAGGACCGCTCCACACACTCTGGCATTCACAATGCCATTGATGCCTTCCAGAGAGCTGCTG GTGCATTTCTCTACCTGCAGGAGAATTTTTCTCATGCTCCAAGTCTAGATATGTGTGGACCTGCACTAAACATGCTGGTCCGACTCATGGTTGCTCAG gttcaggagtgtgtgtgtgagagagtaacGCTCAACCTGCAGCAGGCAAATCTCACCTCACACCTGCTTGTAGCACAGGAGGCAGCACGG gtaTCGGACGTGTACTCGTTGGTGCTACAGACCATGACGGTTCCGTTGCTGAAGGACTATGTTCCGTTTTCTTGGCTCTCAATGGTTCAGGTTAAAATTCAACATTTCAGAGCCTTAGCCCACTATTACACAGCCATCGCCCTGTGTGATTGTACAT ATGAtggtgaggatgatgaagataaTGGGACAAGGGCTTTGCTCCAGATACACACCAGATCCCCAGATGGTCTGAATCTGCTAGATCCAGAGGACAGAAGAAGACtag GTAAAGCTCACCTACGGAAAGCCATCATAAGACACGAGGAGGCTCTGCGGCTGCACGGCGTGTGTAAGATGCTGCGAAAAATGGACATTCTGCAGGAGATCCTGTCTCAGACCCACGCCCGCTCTCTGGAGAAATACACCGACATCGACCAAGAGGACGATTTCTGTGAGATTGCTGAACCCCCTGAGATTCAGT ctaaaaccCAGCAGAAGCCTGACATTATAACCCCAGACTTCAGCTCGGTGAGAGTGACTGACATCTTCCATAGGCTG GGCCCTCTCTCTATATTCTCTGCCCGTAATCGGTGGGTGGGGCGACGTGTGCACCTGGTTCGTGGGGAGGCGGGACTAGGCCTTACACTCAGGGGTGATTCGCCAGTCCTGGTTGCTGGAGTGTTGCCAGGGGGGTGTGCTGCA GATGCTGGATTACGTGAGGGAGATTATATCATAGCTGTGAATGGCTCTGACTACAGATGGGCTGAGCATGCAGAAGTGGTGCATGCTTTGAAGAACTGCACGGAGAGAGGGTTGGAACTTAGTAtcatcacactacacacacatgag ggGGAGAGGAAGGCGGCCCCACTTTCACCCAGTAGTAATAAAGAGAATCAATCTGCCAGTCAGAggagacaacaaacacacaaggagcggagctcctcctctcttctgaaCTGGAGCTGGAGGGGAGGTGTTGGAAGTGGGGTCACGAAAAGACTGGGAAACACTTTTAGCCTCCCGTTCAGTAATTTACGTGAGAGCGAGTCAATGTattga
- the c4h8orf82 gene encoding UPF0598 protein C8orf82 homolog, whose product MTAATVLCCGRRSLRWLRKPLVPAVFTRDETTYTQGQSPEPRIREYFYYIDHQGQLFLDDTKMKNFVTCFKDKQFLVFFFSRLRANRTGRYQQDFPFLSLCGRERNFLRCDDQPIVFTHLLSELGSEERLSYCGGGVKLSVAFQPEALFMHPLTGRVYHPGPESGGGVGLVRSALAIDLSPNFEYPSGRDHNDPPSHFTWAGHRYTLTNELARHFEQTT is encoded by the exons ATGACAGCTGCAACGGTGTTGTGCTGCGGCAGGAGGAGCCTTAGGTGGCTCCGAAAGCCTCTGGTACCTGCAGTTTTCACGAGAGACGAGACCACCTACACTCAGGGGCAGAGTCCGGAGCCCCGCATTCGCGAGTACTTTTACTACATCGACCACCAAGGGCAG CTCTTTCTGGACGATACTAAGATGAAGAACTTTGTCACCTGCTTCAAAG ATAAGCAGttccttgttttcttcttcagCCGCCTGAGAGCCAATCGGACTGGCCGGTACCAGCAAGACTTcccatttctgtctctttgtgggAGAGAGCGTAACTTCCTGCGCTGTGATGATCAGCCTATTGTCTTCACCCACCTGTTGTCAGAGCTGGGGTCAGAGGAGCGTCTGTCCTACTGTGGGGGTGGAGTCAAATTGTCAGTCGCTTTTCAGCCAGAGGCTCTTTTCATGCATCCCCTGACTGGAAGGGTGTACCATCCTGGACCTGAAAGTGGAGGTGGTGTGGGATTGGTACGCTCTGCACTGGCCATTGATCTCAGCCCAAACTTTGAGTACCCTTCAGGACGAGACCACAATGACCCACCCAGTCACTTTACATGGGCGGGGCATCGATACACACTAACTAATGAGCTGGCTAGACATTTTGAGCAGACAACCTAG